The Benincasa hispida cultivar B227 chromosome 9, ASM972705v1, whole genome shotgun sequence genome has a segment encoding these proteins:
- the LOC120084570 gene encoding vicilin-like seed storage protein At2g18540, protein MADQTSSHPTSPSAADQTAIREAAFLAASRRLATQARHTPRLVGKPDATHCPQNLLHSRGEQARKACLFDEEKEEDEVVTAVEAAIKDAIVTEIARELEKEAVEAVDVAINDAIIVEVAKEAGKEKEEIAMVVAVPAPEVVVLEVAGGALLEDSPDAPEQTVREVDEEKKKKEKKRKRENKEGWVESSRHRKSKKNKRDDEDEKAQKKRKQEKEERKMPRRERRHLRKKAKAAQQAATPVMDGESTSVRENHGESTQPMKPPQQEATYVVAVEETEEQEGVPLMRRRKEDAPWETEIDTQRLILALEKEERRRKEVEERREKMERGKLIITEGERRRRIEYEEMKKNNELTHLESIKKREKDQCLLIASTQFEEEFEREERE, encoded by the exons ATGGCCGATCAAACCAGTTCCCATCCTACTTCCCCCTCTGCTGCTGACCAGACAGCCATTCGTGAGGCAGCTTTTCTGGCTGCCAGCCGCCGTCTGGCTACCCAAGCTCGCCATACCCCTCGACTCGTTGGAAAGCCCGACGCCACTCATTGCCCTCAAAACCTACTGCATTCTAGAGGGGAACAAGCACGGAAAGCCTGCCTAT TTgatgaagagaaagaagaggaTGAGGTGGTAACCGCAGTGGAAGCTGCAATTAAGGATGCGATCGTCACTGAGATCGCAAGAGAGTTGGAGAAGGAAGCAGTTGAAGCTGTGGATGTGGCGATCAATGATGCGATCATTGTTGAGGTCGCAAAGGAAGCtgggaaggaaaaagaagaaattgcCATGGTTGTTGCAGTGCCCGCACCTGAAGTTGTAGTGTTGGAGGTGGCTGGTGGGGCACTGCTAGAAGACAGTCCAGATGCACCAGAACAAACAGTGAGGGaagttgatgaagaaaagaagaaaaaagaaaagaaaaggaaaagggagAATAAGGAAGGATGGGTCGAGTCTTCCCGTCATCgcaaatcaaagaaaaataaacgTGATGACGAAGATGAGAAAGCCcagaagaagagaaaacaagaaaaagaagagcgGAAAATGCCCCGAAGGGAAAGAAGGCACTTAAGAAAAAAAGCAAAAGCAGCGCAACAGGCTGCTACGCCGGTGATGGATGGGGAATCCACATCCGTAAGAGAAAACCATGGGGAATCGACCCAACCAATGAAACCACCGCAACAGGAAGCTACGTATGTAGTTGCGGTGGAAGAAACTGAAGAACAAGAGGGCGTCCCATTAatgcggcgtcgcaaggagGATGCGCCGTGGGAAACTGAGATTGATACTCAAAGGCTAATTTTGGCcttggaaaaagaagaaagaagaaggaaagaagtAGAAGAGAGACGAGAGAAAATGGAGAGGGGCAAGCTCATCATCACCGAAGGGGAGAGGCGACGACGCATCGAGTacgaagaaatgaagaagaacaATGAGCTTACCCATTTGGAGTCAattaagaaaagagaaaaggatCAGTGCCTGTTGATTGCTTCTAcacaatttgaagaagaatttgaaaGGGAGGAAAGAGAatga